The Hyperolius riggenbachi isolate aHypRig1 chromosome 3, aHypRig1.pri, whole genome shotgun sequence genome window below encodes:
- the LOC137561141 gene encoding prenylcysteine oxidase 1-like, whose amino-acid sequence MQPSGAVLFMLSGFVLSSLRAVVALQLRYPPNRIAVVGAGIGGTSAAYFLREKFGKDVHIDVYEKEEVGGRLATIEMEGKVYEAGGSVIHPLNLHMKTFVKELGLNARTPSGDLLGIYNGDYFVFQESEWSIINLIKMLWNYGLNFLRMHMWVEDILDRFMRIYRYQTFDYSFSTTEALLHAMGGSDFIGKLNMTIDEALQKSGFSQRFIDDIVVPAMRVNYCQGVHINGFVGAVSLAGTSSGLWAVEGGNNLICKGLLYASNAKLIQGTVTSVQEKVRPTKSGNTARRYEVTYASDKGPGSDMYDIVVIATPLNKEIGNIDFPGFNPPIQAFSRPYQQTVATFVHGRVNSSFFGFPNTSPFPLAAVLTTDSHKLFFRSISSLSPATSGSEFGASKTSDLRTWKIFSPEVLRDEELHQLFVSYSAVNVKKWLAYPKYNPPEKMPPIILHRGIYYLNSIEWAASAMEMSAISAKNVALLSYHQWYEKEDQIDQEDLVERLKSEL is encoded by the exons ATGCAGCCGTCGGGCGCTGTACTCTTCATGCTCAGCGGCTTCGTACTGAGTAGCCTGAGGGCTGTGGTggccctgcagctccggtaccctcCGAACAGAATAG CTGTTGTCGGAGCCGGAATAGGAGGCACGTCTGCAGCCTACTTCCTGCGGGAGAAGTTTGGGAAAGATGTCCACATCGATGTATATGAGAAGGAAGAGGTGGGGGGCCGCTTGGCTACCATTGAGATGGAAGGGAAAGTGTATGAGGCTGGCGGCTCTGTGATACACCCCTTGAACCTCCACATGAAAACCTTTGTCAAGGAGCTGG GCCTGAACGCTCGCACACCTTCTGGAGACCTGCTGGGAATCTACAATGGCGATTACTTTGTCTTCCAAGAAAGCGAATGGAGTATCATCAATCTCATTAAGATGCTATGGAACTATGGTCTGAATTTCCTGCGAATGCACATGTGGGTGGAAGATATTTTGGATAGGTTCATGAG GATCTATCGCTACCAGACATTTGACTATTCTTTCTCCACTACGGAGGCCTTGCTACATGCCATGGGCGGCAGTGACTTCATCGGAAAGCTTAACATGACCATAGACGAAGCCTTGCAGAAATCCGGTTTCTCCCAGAGGTTCATAGATGACATCGTAGTTCCAGCCATGCGAGTCAACTATTGCCAAGGAGTGCACATCAATGGCTTTGTTG gtgcggTGTCTCTGGCTGGTACTTCCTCTGGACTGTGGGCAGTAGAGGGTGGGAATAACCTGATCTGTAAGGGTTTGCTGTATGCTTCAAATGCAAAGCTCATTCAAGGCACTGTCACCTCTGTGCAAGAGAAAGTCCGGCCTACAAAGTCCG GAAATACTGCCAGACGTTATGAAGTCACCTATGCAAGTGATAAAGGACCTGGGTCGGATATGTATGACATTGTAGTCATTGCAACACCACTAAACAAAGAGATTGGGAACATAGATTTTCCGGGCTTCAACCCACCTATACAGGCATTTTCCAGACCCTACCAGCAGACTGTGGCCACTTTTGTTCATGGACGTGTTAATTCTTCCTTCTTTGGATTCCCCAACACATCCCCATTTCCGCTTGCAGCAGTACTCACAACCGATAGCCACAAACTTTTTTTCCGTAGTATATCATCATTGTCTCCAGCCACGTCCGGCTCAGAATTTGGTGCATCAAAAACCTCTGATCTCCGAACCTGGAAAATCTTCTCTCCAGAGGTCCTGAGAGATGAAGAACTGCATCAGTTGTTTGTGTCTTACAGTGCAGTTAATGTAAAGAAGTGGCTGGCTTATCCCAAGTACAACCCACCGGAGAAGATGCCCCCAATAATACTTCATCGTGGTATATACTACCTAAACAGTATAGAGTGGGCTGCCAGCGCCATGGAGATGAGCGCCATCTCTGCCAAGAACGTGGCACTTCTGTCTTACCATCAGTGGTATGAGAAGGAAGATCAGATTGATCAAGAGGACTTAGTAGAACGCCTCAAGTCTGAGTTATag